A stretch of Clostridium formicaceticum DNA encodes these proteins:
- a CDS encoding DUF5050 domain-containing protein → MKKKIFLLWTLLALCLILILSPEESFAAESRVRVSLPNFTVKLNGNKVDNQYREYPLLVYKDMTYFPMTWYDCRLLGLETKWSQEEGLSIFQSKVTSSYVSYKTKNKNSNSYNATIPNFKITVNGEVIDNHKEAYPLLNFKQVTYFPLTWRFAHDAFGWEYTWDKAEGLTINSNNPQVKTLDLPQYAGENSIALFEGYCYFVETVENTNKIYRVSEDNTSMKELVYSYEIDTMYGFNTYVEFQIRDQQLWFKYHLGGAVMGSDVYCRVKEDGKATIEQRGYLDFRNMSHGTLKIRHFVPPGGNNLLFVASGQDPEEGRVVGDPYLLYGWHVGATGGYRPDYFTTIIGEEVYLLASRYPIENNDLNKIYKINLNTNTTTRITDFAVRDFKIINNKLYYVKDADAYLYTSNLDGTNEHKLSDHQVAEYNGWYGEIEGNVYYTTAAIQEQYQLYKVDLLKENLLVLKEPLEKVELANDKIICKLLVGEDYGVKVFDASGNLSLAITDQVSNIFVYKDKILMVAAEDQSIKLVK, encoded by the coding sequence ATGAAAAAGAAAATATTCTTATTGTGGACCTTGCTTGCCCTTTGTTTGATTTTGATTTTATCTCCTGAAGAAAGCTTTGCTGCTGAAAGTCGTGTGAGGGTTAGTTTGCCGAATTTTACTGTAAAGCTAAATGGAAACAAAGTGGATAATCAATATCGAGAATATCCACTGTTGGTTTATAAAGATATGACCTATTTTCCTATGACATGGTATGATTGTAGACTTCTGGGCTTAGAAACTAAGTGGTCACAAGAGGAAGGACTTAGCATTTTTCAAAGCAAAGTGACTTCATCTTATGTGTCCTATAAAACAAAAAATAAAAATTCAAATAGTTATAACGCAACTATACCGAACTTTAAGATTACAGTCAATGGCGAGGTAATAGATAATCATAAGGAAGCATACCCACTTTTGAACTTTAAGCAGGTTACTTATTTTCCTCTTACGTGGAGGTTTGCCCATGATGCCTTCGGATGGGAATATACATGGGATAAAGCCGAGGGACTTACTATAAATTCTAATAATCCACAGGTGAAAACATTAGATCTTCCTCAATACGCAGGAGAGAATAGTATTGCATTATTTGAAGGCTACTGCTATTTCGTAGAAACAGTAGAAAATACAAATAAAATATATAGAGTATCAGAAGATAATACATCAATGAAGGAACTGGTATACTCCTATGAGATAGATACCATGTATGGCTTTAATACTTATGTGGAATTTCAGATAAGAGATCAGCAGCTTTGGTTCAAGTATCATCTTGGCGGTGCCGTCATGGGCTCCGACGTGTATTGTAGGGTGAAGGAGGATGGGAAAGCCACAATTGAGCAGAGAGGTTATTTAGATTTTAGAAATATGTCTCATGGGACTTTGAAAATAAGACATTTTGTACCGCCAGGAGGCAATAATCTTTTGTTTGTAGCCTCAGGCCAAGACCCAGAAGAAGGAAGGGTGGTAGGAGATCCTTATCTTTTATATGGATGGCATGTAGGCGCTACAGGAGGATATAGACCGGACTACTTTACGACCATCATCGGAGAGGAGGTATATCTATTAGCTTCACGCTATCCAATAGAGAATAATGATTTAAACAAAATTTATAAAATAAATTTAAATACCAATACGACAACAAGGATTACAGATTTTGCAGTAAGGGATTTTAAAATTATCAATAATAAGCTTTATTACGTAAAAGATGCAGATGCATATCTATATACATCAAATTTAGATGGAACAAATGAACACAAACTATCTGATCATCAAGTTGCAGAATATAATGGTTGGTATGGAGAAATAGAGGGTAACGTATACTATACTACTGCTGCAATACAGGAACAATACCAACTCTATAAGGTAGATTTACTAAAAGAAAATCTACTTGTATTAAAGGAGCCTTTAGAAAAGGTTGAATTGGCAAATGATAAAATTATATGTAAACTTTTAGTGGGAGAAGATTATGGTGTAAAGGTATTTGACGCATCAGGTAACCTTAGTTTAGCAATTACAGATCAGGTTTCAAATATTTTCGTGTACAAGGATAAGATTTTAATGGTTGCAGCAGAAGATCAATCAATAAAGCTGGTAAAATAG
- the mutT gene encoding 8-oxo-dGTP diphosphatase MutT: protein MCKKYFAKKSVKDKIERKNFMIEVVAAIIINPQREILIAKRKEGKALAGFWEFPGGKVETGENPEDSLKRELLEEMNLKIHIKGYYATNIHDYGSMRIQLIAYLASILEGDILLKDHDEALWVKPRDLENYDFAPADVPFVKRLKGEKADSVP, encoded by the coding sequence TTGTGTAAAAAATATTTTGCAAAAAAATCAGTAAAAGATAAGATAGAAAGGAAGAACTTCATGATTGAAGTTGTAGCAGCCATCATTATTAACCCTCAGAGAGAAATTTTAATTGCTAAGAGAAAAGAAGGAAAAGCTTTAGCTGGATTTTGGGAGTTTCCGGGAGGTAAGGTGGAGACGGGAGAAAATCCTGAGGACAGTTTGAAAAGAGAGTTGTTGGAGGAGATGAATCTAAAAATCCATATCAAAGGGTATTATGCTACCAATATACATGATTATGGTAGTATGAGAATTCAATTGATTGCCTACTTAGCTAGCATTTTGGAGGGAGATATACTGTTAAAGGATCACGATGAGGCTCTATGGGTAAAACCTCGTGATTTAGAAAACTATGATTTTGCACCGGCAGATGTTCCTTTTGTGAAACGACTGAAGGGAGAAAAAGCAGATAGTGTTCCCTAA
- a CDS encoding YdbC family protein, translated as MAEIKFEIQKSIGAISESAKGWKKELNLISWNGREAKYDLRDWAPEHEKMGKGITLTTEELKKLRDLLNNMEL; from the coding sequence ATGGCGGAAATCAAGTTTGAAATACAAAAGAGTATTGGAGCCATATCTGAATCTGCAAAGGGGTGGAAAAAGGAATTAAATCTTATAAGCTGGAATGGAAGAGAAGCAAAATACGATTTGAGAGATTGGGCCCCAGAACATGAGAAGATGGGGAAAGGAATCACATTGACAACGGAAGAGTTAAAAAAGCTTAGAGATTTATTAAATAATATGGAATTGTAG
- a CDS encoding LacI family DNA-binding transcriptional regulator has product MPVTIKDIARIANVSTTTVSKILNNKIDDIGDATVVKVRKIIKEENYTPNRLARSMILKKTKTVGLIIPDVQNPYFTKLVRGAEDAANERGYNIFFCNTDDNLDKEISYMNMLIEKQVDGIVLAGASHRDKEKEKGYRLSIPVIVVDRDVNFTNIAGEISIDNFQGAYDALSYLIGLGHKEIIYISGSLGIRPTTDRLAGYKKAHIDHGLAYKEENVFFGDYSSEFGEEIVEEVVKNKEVTGIFCGNDMIALGVIKGLTRKGYRIPENISIVGFDDISLASLMTPELTTIRQPSYDIGSKSINTLIDLIEKKETSVKEVVLKTELIIRETTAKRTK; this is encoded by the coding sequence ATGCCTGTTACAATTAAAGATATAGCAAGAATTGCAAATGTTTCAACCACAACAGTTTCAAAAATTTTAAATAATAAAATAGACGATATTGGTGATGCAACTGTTGTAAAGGTAAGGAAGATTATAAAGGAAGAAAATTATACCCCCAATAGATTGGCAAGAAGTATGATCCTAAAAAAAACCAAAACTGTTGGATTGATTATTCCAGATGTACAAAACCCTTATTTTACAAAATTAGTAAGAGGTGCAGAAGACGCTGCAAATGAAAGGGGCTATAATATCTTTTTTTGTAATACTGATGATAACTTAGACAAAGAAATCAGTTATATGAATATGCTTATTGAAAAACAGGTGGATGGCATCGTACTGGCTGGTGCAAGTCATCGTGATAAGGAAAAAGAAAAGGGGTACAGACTTTCTATTCCAGTAATTGTTGTTGATAGAGATGTTAACTTTACCAACATTGCTGGAGAAATTTCTATTGATAATTTTCAAGGTGCTTATGATGCTTTAAGCTATCTTATTGGTTTAGGCCATAAAGAGATTATCTATATCTCTGGTTCATTAGGCATTAGGCCTACCACAGATAGATTAGCAGGTTATAAAAAAGCCCATATTGATCATGGATTAGCTTATAAAGAAGAAAATGTTTTTTTTGGAGATTATTCCAGTGAATTTGGTGAAGAAATTGTTGAAGAAGTTGTAAAAAATAAAGAGGTGACTGGAATTTTTTGTGGCAATGATATGATTGCTCTTGGTGTAATCAAAGGGTTGACAAGAAAAGGCTATAGAATCCCTGAGAATATAAGTATTGTAGGTTTTGATGATATTTCTCTAGCGTCCCTGATGACACCAGAACTTACAACGATTCGGCAGCCAAGCTATGATATAGGCAGCAAATCTATAAATACATTAATTGACTTAATAGAAAAAAAGGAAACAAGCGTTAAAGAGGTAGTATTAAAAACAGAACTCATTATAAGGGAAACAACAGCAAAAAGAACAAAATAG
- the rbsK gene encoding ribokinase: MNQVLVVGSLNMDTVITVENLPKDGETIIAKDVSRFCGGKGSNQAIAIARLGGNAIMFGKLGNDENGRELITRLKKEGVTTEYIGIEESASTGSAFINVDRRGTNTIVVDPGANYSMDKKYINEKSAVFSVANYCLLQYEIPMETVEFIITKCYEEGVKVIVNPSPVAEIKEDLYKKIDILIVNETELSELSGMEVLEDVFIRKAMSVLINKGVRCVIATLGPKGSLYMDANYKVEYQEAFKVDAIDTTAAGDTFTGALIASFVKGGDLKASMRFANAAGAIAVQTKGAQNSIPKYADVEKFIAERKK; this comes from the coding sequence ATGAACCAGGTTCTTGTAGTAGGTAGTTTGAATATGGATACAGTGATAACCGTTGAAAACTTACCAAAAGATGGAGAAACAATTATAGCAAAAGATGTAAGTCGGTTCTGCGGTGGTAAGGGAAGTAATCAAGCCATAGCCATAGCAAGATTAGGTGGCAATGCAATTATGTTTGGAAAACTAGGCAATGACGAAAATGGCAGAGAGTTAATAACTAGACTCAAAAAGGAAGGGGTAACGACGGAGTACATAGGAATTGAGGAGAGTGCTTCAACAGGTTCTGCCTTCATCAATGTAGATAGGAGGGGTACAAATACCATAGTTGTTGATCCTGGTGCAAATTATTCAATGGATAAAAAGTATATTAATGAGAAGTCAGCTGTATTTAGTGTAGCTAACTATTGTTTATTGCAATATGAAATCCCAATGGAAACCGTAGAGTTTATTATTACAAAGTGTTATGAGGAAGGGGTCAAAGTGATTGTAAATCCGTCCCCTGTAGCAGAAATCAAAGAAGATTTATACAAAAAAATAGATATCTTAATTGTAAACGAAACAGAGTTGTCAGAATTATCGGGCATGGAGGTTTTAGAAGATGTTTTTATAAGAAAAGCAATGTCTGTATTGATTAATAAGGGTGTTCGGTGTGTCATTGCTACCTTGGGACCTAAAGGTTCACTCTATATGGATGCTAATTATAAAGTAGAGTACCAAGAGGCATTTAAAGTAGATGCAATCGACACTACCGCTGCTGGGGATACTTTCACAGGTGCATTAATAGCATCATTCGTGAAGGGAGGTGATTTAAAAGCGTCTATGCGGTTTGCTAATGCAGCTGGTGCAATTGCAGTACAAACGAAGGGTGCACAAAATTCAATACCCAAGTATGCCGATGTAGAAAAATTCATAGCTGAAAGAAAAAAATAA
- a CDS encoding BMP family lipoprotein: MKRKLSLILVVVLMLSLVGCGSEEAKTQGENSYKIAVLYSGYLGDQSFNDSAHQGLQKILADYDNVEIREFETDVASEWEPNAIAAAEAGYDLILGVSYVYSDVLKNVAPQYPESKFAVIDGEVTDNNGNPIDNVVSAIFAQNEGSFLAGAAAAMFTTKTEIDGVNPDKKIGWLGGSDIPVLHDFLGGYKQGAAYIDPEVEVVSVFVGTFSDPVAGKEQANALYDQNIDIIMNVASGTGNGLLEAAEERNLYAIGVDIDQDGLKPGHILTSMLKRVDVTTYEIISSVINETFEGGKTLYMDINSGGVGLTDMSTMKNALGDKFPEDILTKIQEIQELVKKGEIEVVNYEGFGKK, from the coding sequence ATGAAAAGAAAGTTGAGTTTAATTTTAGTGGTTGTATTAATGCTGTCCCTAGTAGGGTGTGGCTCGGAGGAAGCAAAAACACAGGGAGAAAATTCTTATAAGATTGCAGTTCTTTACTCAGGCTATTTAGGAGATCAATCTTTTAATGATTCAGCACATCAAGGTCTACAAAAAATATTAGCGGATTACGATAATGTAGAAATAAGAGAGTTTGAAACCGATGTGGCTTCTGAATGGGAACCGAATGCTATTGCAGCAGCAGAAGCTGGCTATGACCTTATTTTAGGTGTATCTTATGTGTATTCAGATGTACTTAAAAATGTTGCACCTCAGTATCCAGAAAGTAAATTTGCAGTGATTGATGGTGAAGTCACCGATAATAATGGAAATCCAATAGACAATGTTGTGTCTGCAATCTTTGCTCAAAATGAAGGGTCTTTCCTCGCAGGAGCAGCAGCTGCTATGTTTACTACAAAAACAGAGATTGATGGTGTAAATCCTGATAAAAAGATTGGATGGTTAGGTGGCTCAGATATTCCTGTATTACATGACTTCTTAGGTGGGTACAAGCAGGGGGCTGCATATATTGACCCAGAGGTAGAGGTAGTATCAGTGTTTGTAGGAACCTTTTCTGATCCAGTAGCTGGTAAAGAACAAGCCAATGCACTATATGATCAAAATATTGACATTATCATGAATGTTGCATCTGGTACTGGCAATGGTTTACTTGAAGCGGCAGAAGAAAGAAATCTTTATGCTATTGGTGTAGATATCGATCAAGATGGATTAAAACCAGGACATATCTTAACTTCTATGTTAAAAAGAGTGGATGTTACTACATATGAAATTATAAGCTCTGTGATTAATGAGACTTTTGAAGGTGGAAAAACCCTTTATATGGACATTAATAGTGGTGGTGTTGGTTTAACAGATATGAGCACGATGAAAAATGCTCTTGGTGATAAATTCCCAGAGGATATATTAACTAAAATTCAAGAAATCCAAGAATTAGTGAAAAAGGGTGAAATTGAAGTTGTAAATTATGAAGGGTTTGGAAAAAAATAA
- a CDS encoding ABC transporter ATP-binding protein, which yields MKTKIIEMNHIVKSFGHVQAIQDGHFDLVEGEIHSLVGENGAGKSTLMKIAYGMQDPDSGKVMIRGKEVSNFTPKKAIESKIGMVHQEFMLVKELTVIENIILGFEPHIKGRIDYEKAYKEINHYIKTYDMNVDLEKKVMNLPVGEAQKVEILKILYRGADVLILDEPTAVLTPQETLKLFEILNLLKEDGKSIIFISHKLKEVMDISDRISVMRGGKYIDTVKKEETTIPEIAKKMVGREVFLEIKKPFMKKGNVVLEVKNVSIPSNRELSKIRNVSFDISAGEILGFAGVDGNGQTELIEGITGLRNIESGEVIFKGKSIKNISPLQIRKSGIAHIPEDRNLRGLNKEWSIRDNLIANDFYKKPFAKKCILDNKEINSFADLRSEQFDIRPRDINILTGQLSGGNAQKVIVAREVGAETELLIAAQPTRGVDIGSIEEIRKYLMKARMNNSAILLVSADLEEIMSLSDKIAVLYEGKIVDIVDAAEADIEKIGLMMTGGKFDEVETQEQ from the coding sequence ATGAAGACAAAGATCATTGAAATGAATCATATCGTGAAAAGTTTTGGGCATGTTCAGGCAATCCAAGATGGCCACTTTGATCTAGTAGAAGGAGAAATTCATTCTTTAGTAGGAGAAAATGGTGCAGGAAAATCAACCCTGATGAAAATTGCCTACGGCATGCAGGACCCTGATAGCGGAAAAGTAATGATTAGAGGAAAAGAAGTAAGCAATTTTACCCCTAAAAAAGCAATAGAAAGCAAAATTGGTATGGTGCATCAAGAATTTATGCTGGTAAAAGAGCTTACAGTTATTGAAAATATCATTTTGGGCTTTGAACCCCATATAAAGGGTAGAATCGACTATGAAAAAGCTTATAAAGAGATAAACCACTATATAAAAACCTACGATATGAATGTAGATTTAGAAAAAAAGGTAATGAACCTCCCAGTGGGTGAGGCACAAAAAGTTGAAATTTTAAAAATACTTTATAGAGGGGCAGATGTACTTATTTTAGATGAACCAACAGCGGTACTTACGCCACAAGAAACATTGAAGCTTTTTGAAATATTAAACCTGTTAAAAGAAGATGGTAAGTCCATCATATTTATTTCCCATAAATTAAAGGAAGTAATGGATATAAGCGATAGAATTAGCGTCATGCGTGGTGGTAAGTATATTGATACAGTAAAAAAAGAGGAAACAACGATACCGGAGATAGCAAAGAAAATGGTGGGCAGAGAAGTTTTTTTAGAAATTAAGAAGCCTTTCATGAAAAAAGGTAATGTGGTTTTGGAGGTAAAAAATGTCTCTATTCCTAGTAATAGAGAACTATCAAAAATTAGAAATGTTAGCTTTGACATCTCAGCAGGGGAAATATTAGGTTTTGCGGGTGTTGATGGTAATGGTCAAACTGAGTTGATTGAGGGGATAACAGGGCTGAGAAACATTGAAAGTGGTGAAGTAATATTTAAAGGGAAATCTATAAAAAATATTTCACCTCTACAAATAAGAAAATCTGGAATTGCACATATTCCTGAAGATAGAAATTTAAGAGGGCTGAATAAGGAATGGAGCATAAGAGACAATCTTATCGCAAATGATTTTTATAAAAAACCTTTTGCAAAAAAATGCATTCTTGATAACAAAGAGATCAATAGCTTTGCTGACTTAAGATCAGAGCAATTCGATATCAGACCGAGAGATATAAATATTTTAACCGGGCAGCTTTCTGGGGGAAATGCTCAAAAAGTGATTGTGGCTAGAGAAGTAGGGGCTGAAACCGAACTGCTAATAGCTGCTCAACCTACTAGAGGTGTTGATATTGGGTCTATCGAAGAGATTAGAAAATATCTGATGAAGGCTAGGATGAATAATAGTGCTATCCTGTTGGTATCTGCTGATTTAGAGGAAATAATGAGTCTTTCCGATAAAATTGCTGTATTGTATGAAGGAAAAATTGTAGATATTGTTGATGCTGCTGAGGCCGATATTGAAAAAATAGGACTTATGATGACAGGAGGAAAGTTTGATGAAGTTGAAACTCAAGAACAATAA
- a CDS encoding ABC transporter permease — MKLKLKNNNTLLSIFAAFIIGGLVIALMGYNPIEAYSRLLTGAFKGKLNLGTTLQLFTPLFLTAIAFAVSAKVNVFNVGVEGELILGALAAAWVGYRFAGLPSILHITLALSFGMLVGALWALIPGYLKAYIGVNEVTVTILMNYVATYLASYMVSGPMSGRSSSPRTPEVLDSAKISRLLSPSRANAGIFIAIVAFIGIYYVLYRTTFGYKIRSVGLNAYFSDYIGIPSKKFMVTGMMLSGAFGGLAGGIESLGVYRYFLDSFSYGIAFDGMLISLISKNDLKKIPFMAFFIAVLKSGSLGLERLTNIPKSSIDMIISIFIFLAAMEGLFNIFKFKSKNKKTNDHNPMQEVEG, encoded by the coding sequence ATGAAGTTGAAACTCAAGAACAATAATACGCTGTTATCAATTTTTGCTGCTTTTATCATTGGCGGACTGGTAATAGCTTTGATGGGGTACAACCCTATAGAAGCTTATTCAAGGCTTTTGACTGGAGCCTTCAAAGGTAAATTAAATCTTGGAACAACCCTGCAATTATTTACGCCCTTATTTCTAACAGCCATTGCTTTTGCAGTATCAGCCAAGGTCAATGTCTTTAATGTGGGGGTGGAAGGAGAACTGATTCTAGGTGCTTTGGCGGCTGCGTGGGTTGGCTATAGATTTGCAGGTTTGCCCTCGATTTTACATATTACACTAGCTCTTTCCTTCGGTATGCTTGTGGGGGCTTTATGGGCATTGATACCCGGTTACTTAAAAGCATATATCGGAGTAAATGAAGTGACAGTAACCATTCTAATGAACTATGTTGCAACCTATCTCGCTTCCTACATGGTCAGTGGCCCAATGTCTGGACGAAGTAGCTCTCCAAGAACTCCTGAAGTGCTGGATAGCGCAAAAATATCTCGGCTTTTATCTCCAAGTAGAGCCAATGCAGGGATATTCATTGCAATAGTTGCCTTTATAGGGATATATTATGTTCTCTATAGAACTACTTTTGGCTATAAAATTAGGAGTGTTGGTCTGAATGCTTATTTTTCAGATTATATAGGCATTCCTTCGAAGAAGTTTATGGTAACAGGGATGATGTTAAGTGGTGCATTTGGAGGACTTGCTGGTGGTATTGAAAGTTTGGGGGTCTATCGTTATTTTTTAGATAGTTTTTCCTATGGTATTGCCTTTGATGGAATGTTGATTTCACTGATATCGAAGAATGATCTTAAAAAGATTCCTTTTATGGCATTTTTTATTGCTGTGTTAAAATCTGGTTCCCTTGGGTTGGAAAGGCTTACAAATATACCAAAATCTTCAATAGATATGATTATTTCAATATTTATCTTTTTAGCGGCGATGGAGGGCTTATTTAATATTTTTAAATTTAAATCCAAAAACAAAAAAACGAATGATCATAATCCTATGCAGGAAGTGGAGGGTTAG
- a CDS encoding ABC transporter permease, whose translation MVEILKNIFNLSIVSATIRISTPILFVALGAVITQQANILNVGIEGIMLMGAFVAVLVSFFTGSWILAVLAAVFCGIILSIILGAAHIKFKADIFVVGMALNMFALASTRFALRRVFGVAGTFISDKIVPLPRLYFPFMANYPVLDKLFNRYSMFEFLGIFVVIFMWYILYKTVWGLHTRSVGLNEKAAESAGINVEKRKYEVIIYSGILAGLAGAHLALGYSTLFVENMTNGRGFMGVAAMYFGGANPVMTYVGTLLLGFSGAVGNVLQIYSIPSQFILMLPYIITIAVFSITLYRRMLKEKKDASVEGVK comes from the coding sequence ATGGTGGAGATATTAAAAAATATATTCAATTTAAGTATTGTCAGTGCAACCATTAGAATTTCCACACCTATTTTATTTGTAGCCCTTGGTGCAGTAATTACGCAGCAGGCAAATATTTTAAATGTAGGTATTGAGGGAATCATGTTGATGGGTGCCTTTGTGGCAGTATTGGTTAGTTTTTTTACGGGCAGTTGGATTCTGGCGGTTTTAGCTGCCGTTTTCTGTGGGATTATCCTATCGATTATCTTGGGTGCTGCACATATAAAGTTTAAGGCGGATATATTTGTTGTAGGCATGGCGTTAAACATGTTTGCTTTGGCATCCACAAGGTTTGCTTTAAGAAGGGTATTTGGTGTGGCAGGGACTTTTATTTCTGATAAAATCGTACCCCTTCCTAGGTTGTATTTCCCTTTTATGGCAAATTATCCAGTGTTGGACAAACTTTTTAATAGATATTCTATGTTTGAGTTTTTAGGAATATTTGTGGTGATTTTTATGTGGTATATTTTATATAAAACCGTCTGGGGCTTGCATACTAGAAGTGTAGGACTTAACGAAAAAGCTGCGGAATCAGCAGGAATTAATGTCGAAAAAAGAAAGTATGAAGTGATTATTTATTCTGGTATATTAGCAGGTTTAGCTGGAGCGCATCTTGCCTTGGGTTATTCCACTTTGTTTGTTGAAAACATGACAAATGGTAGAGGTTTTATGGGGGTAGCAGCTATGTATTTCGGCGGAGCAAACCCAGTGATGACTTACGTTGGAACACTACTTTTAGGGTTTTCGGGGGCTGTAGGAAATGTACTGCAGATCTATTCTATACCATCACAATTTATCTTGATGCTTCCTTATATTATTACGATTGCGGTATTTTCCATTACACTTTATCGCAGGATGTTAAAAGAGAAAAAGGACGCTAGTGTGGAGGGTGTGAAATGA
- a CDS encoding M20 family metallopeptidase, producing MIKKLQQTLEVNRDKYIEWLKDLISINTEVIGHGIKGGREGKGQEYIENLLKSLGATTERDQLDEERILQGVSCYQEGNLGHDYTDRFNVYGSFQGIEDGKALLFNGHIDTMPPGDLKKWDTNPWEPKIKGGLLYGLGAADMKAGLMASIAAYDLIKATGIRLKGKVLINSVVDEEGGGNGTLTSMLYGNQADGAVVCEPTGNKIIIAHMGFIFFEIKTTGLAVHSGSKWKGVSAIEKMIKIINGLNELEDNWKTQYYNPLLPPPNLNVGEIYGGTAGSTVANACSIKICLHYLPEVMTHDHVVGEVIKKIDAIADQDQWLKEHRPTWEIYQAGGAFQIAKDHPFVKTAFKTFQEVGETLLAGSPAGNDARLIHNIGKIPTIIAGPGNQEQCHAVNEYVSVDMYINYILKYAKLMLDFCGYKNF from the coding sequence ATGATCAAAAAGCTTCAACAAACTTTAGAAGTCAACAGAGATAAGTATATAGAGTGGTTAAAGGATTTGATTTCCATCAATACGGAGGTTATAGGCCACGGTATAAAAGGCGGGAGGGAAGGAAAGGGACAAGAGTACATTGAAAATCTTCTGAAAAGCTTGGGAGCAACTACAGAAAGAGACCAGCTAGATGAAGAAAGAATTCTGCAAGGGGTAAGCTGCTATCAAGAGGGAAACCTAGGTCACGATTATACAGATAGGTTTAATGTTTATGGCAGCTTTCAAGGCATTGAAGATGGAAAAGCTTTGTTATTTAATGGACATATAGACACAATGCCCCCAGGAGATTTGAAAAAGTGGGATACAAACCCTTGGGAACCTAAGATAAAAGGGGGACTGTTATATGGCCTGGGGGCTGCAGACATGAAGGCAGGATTGATGGCCTCCATTGCTGCTTATGATCTAATAAAAGCAACTGGCATAAGGCTAAAGGGTAAGGTTTTGATTAACTCAGTGGTGGATGAAGAGGGCGGGGGAAATGGTACCTTGACTTCAATGCTCTATGGCAATCAAGCAGACGGAGCAGTTGTTTGTGAACCTACTGGAAATAAAATCATCATTGCACATATGGGCTTTATATTTTTTGAGATAAAAACAACAGGCTTAGCAGTTCATTCTGGCAGCAAGTGGAAGGGTGTAAGCGCTATTGAAAAAATGATAAAGATTATAAATGGCTTGAATGAGCTGGAAGATAATTGGAAAACCCAGTACTACAACCCCTTATTACCACCACCTAATTTAAATGTTGGGGAAATTTATGGAGGGACGGCTGGATCAACTGTAGCTAATGCATGCAGCATAAAGATTTGCCTACATTATTTGCCAGAAGTGATGACCCATGATCATGTTGTTGGAGAAGTAATAAAAAAGATAGACGCTATTGCAGATCAGGACCAGTGGTTAAAGGAGCATAGACCTACCTGGGAGATTTATCAGGCAGGAGGAGCATTTCAAATAGCAAAGGATCATCCTTTTGTGAAAACAGCCTTCAAGACTTTCCAAGAGGTTGGTGAAACCCTACTTGCTGGCAGCCCAGCAGGGAATGATGCAAGACTGATTCATAATATTGGTAAAATTCCTACCATTATCGCAGGCCCAGGCAACCAAGAACAATGTCATGCTGTAAATGAATATGTCAGTGTAGATATGTATATCAACTATATCTTAAAATATGCAAAATTAATGTTAGATTTTTGTGGTTATAAAAACTTTTAA